In Zingiber officinale cultivar Zhangliang chromosome 1A, Zo_v1.1, whole genome shotgun sequence, the DNA window ACTTCAAATTTAAACACTTTACaagtaatataattttaaaaatcttcttacataaaagaattaaaataataaatataaaatttgacaATATATAATAAATAACATCTTGATTATATTGCCATTACAATTTTATAATGTTATTATTATGTActacaaatttaaattttataattgcaatttaaattttagatactCGATCGTATATTATacatttttaaaagataaaattatatcATTTTCATCGTGCTTTTCATCGTCTGTTTTTCAGCTGCCTCTGCTCCTTCCACCGCAACTCCATTTTCTCGGCGGGTCCTGCAGCCGTTTTTGCCTCGGCTTCCGCCTCCGTCCCGACGTGCTGACAGCTAGCCACACCGACACCTCGCGCGCAGCTGGTGCAGTACTGCAGCGGCCCGAATACAGGGGCCGGGAATTGTGTCCTCTGCCAGTGCTGTAACTTTTGCCTTCGGCGCCGCCCATTCAATTCATGCAGCAACCATACATTCATACTGGACCAGGTAAAGTACCCTAAGTTATGATCAATGCGCCTTTATTCTTCTTTCCAGATTTCGCTCTCATCGTTGAAACTTCGTGCTTTGCTGAAATTTAAGTGCGTGGAAAGCAGCATGACACAGCATGTGAAAAGTTTCTATAACTATATTATATTGGCTGACTATGCTTAAGGGAGAATTCGGTATGTTAAAAAGATTTACACCGCAATAATTAAATAATGTTCTTTATTCGCAAGGATAACTCAGACATATTAATATTTATTCAACTAACTGCTGTTGCAAAATTTGCACCTTCCTTAACCCCCTTCCGCAAGCAATGCAAGTCATTTCACAATCACAGGCTTGGGAACTTTGACATTCAGCTGTACTACTTGTCTTGAATTAGATTCAACATTTGTGTAAGTAACGAAAGCTTCTAAAATTAATGATCTGTCAGCGGTCCTTGTCTTCAACAGTTTGAtctacatggactttcttttgtcCCAAGAACAGTGAGTCTGCATACTTCCAACATCGTTACGTGTTGTTCACGATGGAGGATAGTAGGAGGTTGTGGCGTGGCCGATGACGGAGTTCCTTCAATCCCTCAAGGCAGCTTGGAGCTtcgctctctctctcttcttcaaAAGTAAACAGACCGTTACTCGAATGTTCCTCTGCTGCTCAAACGCGTCCCCCGATCCACTATCGTTACGTGTTGGAGTGTCCTTTCGACACGTAGGTTTCACTTTATTTCTTGCGCCATTGCCGTTGCTGCGGCTTccagatctctctctctctctttcattGTTTACAGTttgtatctttttttttttttctttagagAGAAGATAAAAAGGGTGGAAGCGACACGAGTCCCTCGTCATTCATTGTTTGCGCAACCCTAGTCGGTCAAAAAGATCAGGACTCGGATCGTGAAGAGAGACGACAGAGACGGTCTGTTCTTCTTTCTCCCTTGTGTCGAAGCCATCGATCATGGATCCCGACTCCGAGGTTGTCTTCGACTTCCCACCCTTTCTCCGCCTCTACAAGAACGGGAGCGTCCATCGCCTCGTCGGCAACGACTACATCCCCGCCGGCATCGATCCCTCCACCGGCGTCGTTTCCAAGGACGTCCTCATCGACCCGAGCACCGTCCTCTCCGCCCGCCTCTACCTCCGCGGGCGCTCCGCCTCCACCCGCCGCCCCATCTTAGTCTACTGCCACGGAGGCGCCTTCGTCATCGAGTCCGCCTTCTCCCCTACCTACCACACCTTCCTCAACAACCTCGTCGCCCAGACCGACGTCGTCGCCGTGTCGATCGAATACCGCCGCGCCCCCGAGCACCCGCTCCCCGCCGCGTACGATGACGCCTTCACGGTGCTGAGGTGGGTGGCCTCCCACGCAGAAGCAGGCGACGGTAGCGGGCAAACGTGGCTGACCGAGCGCGGCGATTTCGGCCGATTGTTCCTGGCGGGGGACAGCGCGGGAGGTAACATTGCGCACAACATTCTGGTGCGGACGCGGGCGGAGCCGCTTGAGAACGAGGTCAAGGTGGCCGGGTTGCTGCTGATACACCCTTTTTTCTGGGGCAAAGAGGCGGTGGGATCGGAGCCAACGGATCCGGTCTTCCGGCAGTGGCTGGAGACGACCTGGGGGTTCGTGTGCGGATGGAGCGCCGGGATTGAGGATCCTAGAGTGGACCCATTCCGGGACGAGGCGGCACTGAGGGAATTGCCTTGCCGACGGGTGCTGGTGAGCATCACGGAGATGGATTGGTTCAGGGAGAGAGGGAAGGAGTACTATGAGAGGCTGAGGGCGAGTGGGTGGGAGGGGGAGGCGGAGCTGGTGGAGACAGCGGAGGAGGAGCACGTCTACTTCCTGAGCAAGCCCAAATGCGACAAGGCGTTGGCGGAGATGGCCCGCTTCGTCGCCTTCATTGCTCGTGATTAGtttgggatttttttttaaaattttatttttcattatttcgACTTCTCTAGAATGATGAGTAGCATTTGGTTTGTTAAATGGACGTTCGTCGTGGAACTTTTTCAAGACCTCGGAACAGAAAATAATCCGATTGCTTTCGATTCCGACGACCGATTTTTTGGCCTTCGCTATTAGAACACGATGCAAGAATAATCCGTTTGCTTTTCCATTTCTCAGACATCCTCTCTGGCAATCGATGATCATGGATTCCACTTCCGGCCATAAAAAGTCTTTTCCAGTTCACCGAGATCGCCGCGAACGCCTCCAGGATCGTGCAGGTACACTTTCCTCGACCGCCATGTGTTCGATGCTCGTTCCGTGTTTATAGCGTTAAACTAAGGATTAGTTAAAAATTGATGGTGGTTGACTGGTTGGTGCGTGAGAAGACTGGTGGATTACCTAAGTGAGACGGTA includes these proteins:
- the LOC122019560 gene encoding probable carboxylesterase 13, encoding MDPDSEVVFDFPPFLRLYKNGSVHRLVGNDYIPAGIDPSTGVVSKDVLIDPSTVLSARLYLRGRSASTRRPILVYCHGGAFVIESAFSPTYHTFLNNLVAQTDVVAVSIEYRRAPEHPLPAAYDDAFTVLRWVASHAEAGDGSGQTWLTERGDFGRLFLAGDSAGGNIAHNILVRTRAEPLENEVKVAGLLLIHPFFWGKEAVGSEPTDPVFRQWLETTWGFVCGWSAGIEDPRVDPFRDEAALRELPCRRVLVSITEMDWFRERGKEYYERLRASGWEGEAELVETAEEEHVYFLSKPKCDKALAEMARFVAFIARD